The Sorangiineae bacterium MSr11367 genome window below encodes:
- a CDS encoding acyl-CoA dehydrogenase yields MSKPIPAINRYKADLRELNFLLFEQFRLGEILGRGPYEAWGEDEVRTSLAECYRFVKEVVGPLNATGDVNGCRLEGGRVFAPPGFKEAWKQLYAGGWKLIGVSPEFGGAGSPHSVQVIVEEFITGANTAFSMYGGLAHGAGEVIEIFGTPEQRETYVRRMYDGTWGGTMNLTEPQAGSDVGASTTTAKRNADGSYTIRGTKIFISGGDHDLADNIIHLVLARVEGSPAGTKGLTLFIVPKVRVNADGSLGKPNDVSVGAIEHKMGINGSSTCVLNYGENDGCIGWPVGGDEKINQGMPQMFRMMNGARIGVGVQAIGVASTAYLNALEYAKDRKQGASITHWKDATAPRVSIIEHADVRRMLLDMKARVEGIRALAIKLAHHTDQVHVLENEDPEKAAYHQGQVDLLVPLVKAYGSDQGFRVCETAIQTYGGVGYTRDFPVEQYCRDSKIFSIYEGTNHIQAMDLVGRKLGQAGGANLQAYLGDIAKFVAKNKDHEVFGDEVKRVDAAQQALAASAMKLLTWFQSGQMELVPLNANRFLEMISELTVSQLLLEGAIIADEKIKSVSKEHPDYAFYEGKKHAALYFARTVLPGVELKAKLMLDEDRSALEISDAAFATV; encoded by the coding sequence GTGTCGAAGCCCATTCCCGCCATCAACCGATACAAAGCCGACCTTCGTGAGCTCAATTTCTTGCTGTTCGAGCAGTTTCGGCTCGGAGAGATCCTGGGGCGCGGCCCCTATGAAGCATGGGGGGAAGACGAGGTTCGGACGTCACTGGCCGAATGCTACCGCTTCGTGAAGGAAGTGGTCGGCCCGCTCAATGCGACGGGCGACGTCAACGGCTGTCGCCTCGAAGGCGGCCGCGTCTTCGCCCCGCCGGGCTTCAAAGAGGCCTGGAAGCAACTGTATGCCGGCGGTTGGAAGCTGATTGGCGTCTCGCCGGAGTTCGGCGGCGCAGGCTCTCCGCACTCCGTGCAGGTCATCGTGGAGGAGTTCATCACCGGCGCCAACACGGCCTTCAGCATGTACGGCGGCCTGGCGCACGGCGCGGGTGAGGTCATCGAGATCTTCGGCACCCCCGAGCAGCGCGAGACATACGTCCGCCGCATGTACGACGGCACCTGGGGTGGCACCATGAACCTCACCGAGCCGCAGGCCGGGAGCGACGTGGGCGCGAGCACCACCACCGCCAAGCGCAACGCCGATGGCAGCTACACGATCCGCGGGACGAAGATCTTCATCTCCGGCGGCGATCACGATCTTGCCGACAACATCATCCACCTGGTTCTGGCCCGCGTGGAAGGCTCGCCGGCCGGCACCAAGGGCCTCACCCTCTTCATCGTGCCCAAGGTCCGCGTGAATGCGGACGGCAGCCTGGGCAAGCCCAACGACGTGAGCGTGGGCGCCATCGAGCACAAGATGGGCATCAACGGCTCGTCCACCTGCGTCCTCAACTACGGCGAGAACGACGGCTGCATCGGCTGGCCGGTGGGCGGCGACGAGAAGATCAATCAGGGCATGCCGCAGATGTTCCGCATGATGAACGGCGCCCGCATCGGCGTGGGCGTGCAAGCCATCGGCGTGGCGTCGACGGCGTACCTGAATGCGCTGGAGTACGCGAAGGATCGCAAGCAGGGCGCGTCCATCACGCATTGGAAGGACGCCACGGCGCCGCGCGTCTCCATCATCGAGCACGCGGACGTGCGACGCATGCTGCTCGACATGAAGGCGCGCGTGGAAGGCATCCGCGCCTTGGCGATCAAGCTCGCGCACCACACCGACCAGGTGCACGTCCTCGAGAACGAGGATCCGGAGAAGGCCGCCTACCACCAGGGCCAGGTCGACCTGCTCGTGCCGCTGGTCAAAGCCTACGGTTCGGACCAGGGTTTCCGCGTCTGCGAGACGGCCATTCAGACCTACGGCGGCGTGGGCTACACGCGCGACTTCCCCGTCGAGCAATACTGCCGCGACTCGAAGATCTTCAGCATCTACGAGGGAACGAACCACATTCAGGCGATGGACCTGGTGGGCCGCAAGCTCGGGCAGGCCGGCGGGGCGAACCTGCAGGCCTACCTCGGCGACATCGCGAAGTTCGTGGCGAAGAACAAGGACCACGAGGTGTTCGGCGACGAAGTGAAGCGCGTGGACGCCGCACAGCAGGCCCTCGCAGCCTCGGCGATGAAGCTTCTCACCTGGTTCCAGTCGGGCCAGATGGAGCTCGTGCCGCTCAACGCCAACCGGTTCCTGGAGATGATCAGCGAGCTGACCGTGTCGCAGCTGCTGCTCGAGGGCGCCATCATCGCCGACGAGAAGATCAAGTCCGTGTCGAAGGAGCATCCGGATTACGCCTTCTACGAGGGCAAGAAACACGCGGCGCTCTACTTCGCACGCACCGTGCTCCCGGGCGTGGAACTCAAAGCCAAGCTGATGCTCGACGAGGACCGCAGCGCCCTGGAAATCTCCGACGCGGCCTTCGCCACGGTGTAA
- a CDS encoding Lrp/AsnC family transcriptional regulator, which produces MVLDRIDFEILDALQNDARLSNKELAAKVDLAPSSCLTRVRALSEAGILRGHHADVDTSALGIGLQALLAIRLVKHNSEVCRALYQYMLGLPETLAVFHVTGVNDLQVHVALRNVEHLRELILERVATRPQVVHCETSVIYASDRKHRLPCYRAEPKPTKPESRSSRSGPKKKR; this is translated from the coding sequence ATGGTGCTCGACCGAATCGACTTCGAAATTTTGGACGCTTTGCAGAACGATGCACGGCTCTCGAACAAAGAACTGGCTGCAAAGGTCGATTTGGCGCCGTCCAGCTGCCTTACCCGGGTGCGCGCGTTGAGCGAAGCGGGCATTCTCCGCGGCCACCACGCCGACGTCGACACCTCCGCGCTGGGCATCGGCCTGCAGGCGCTGCTCGCCATCCGCCTGGTGAAGCACAACAGCGAGGTGTGCCGCGCCCTCTACCAGTACATGCTCGGCCTACCCGAGACCCTCGCCGTCTTCCACGTCACCGGCGTAAACGATCTCCAGGTCCACGTCGCATTGCGCAACGTCGAGCACCTGCGCGAGCTCATTCTCGAAAGGGTCGCCACCCGCCCCCAAGTCGTGCACTGCGAAACCTCGGTCATCTACGCCTCCGACCGCAAGCACCGCTTGCCCTGCTACCGCGCCGAACCCAAGCCTACAAAACCCGAAAGCCGAAGCTCACGCTCCGGCCCGAAGAAGAAGAGATAA
- a CDS encoding trypsin-like serine protease encodes MVTGAFLAACLGAGCASEGAAEEKQVNASSDALLGAPLDPGHPFSVGICTGPLQADGSCPPTGTPGTSRCTGTLIAPNLVITARHCTERVSDPTTSDFCTSAFNGTPINSVMQITTGSSVVRPGSTWYTVQSIRKPAGTNGCTDDIALLTLATNVPAVAPASVDIQSKISDYNLSRGVAIVGRGAIVERYDPVTLERVAFDNGGHERRKLVGIPFVCAPTAPHTCSVVDYWSSPPVMDVPPGAMAYGVASAPGDSGAGVIPQMFFEKGWHILVAVNNIGTMAADGNSSGSQGVLLQPHAALIRGTAHAAAAAGGYPVPHWAL; translated from the coding sequence ATGGTAACGGGGGCATTTCTTGCGGCGTGTCTTGGAGCCGGTTGCGCGTCCGAGGGCGCTGCGGAGGAAAAGCAGGTCAATGCGTCGAGCGATGCACTTCTCGGCGCACCGCTCGATCCGGGGCACCCCTTTTCCGTGGGTATTTGCACCGGGCCGTTGCAGGCGGATGGCAGCTGCCCGCCCACCGGAACACCGGGTACGTCGCGATGCACGGGCACGCTGATCGCGCCCAATCTGGTCATCACGGCGCGCCATTGCACCGAGCGGGTCAGCGATCCGACAACGTCGGACTTTTGTACCAGCGCGTTTAACGGTACGCCCATCAACAGCGTGATGCAGATCACCACCGGGTCGTCCGTCGTTCGACCCGGGTCGACTTGGTACACCGTTCAATCGATTCGAAAGCCGGCCGGCACCAATGGCTGCACCGACGACATTGCGCTGCTCACGTTGGCCACCAACGTTCCGGCCGTTGCTCCAGCGTCGGTCGACATTCAGAGCAAGATCAGTGACTACAATCTAAGCCGCGGCGTCGCCATCGTTGGCCGGGGCGCCATCGTCGAGCGCTACGATCCGGTCACCTTGGAGCGCGTCGCGTTCGACAATGGCGGCCACGAGCGGCGAAAGCTCGTGGGAATTCCTTTCGTCTGCGCCCCGACGGCGCCTCACACCTGCAGCGTCGTAGACTATTGGAGCTCGCCGCCGGTCATGGACGTGCCGCCGGGCGCGATGGCCTATGGCGTGGCCTCCGCACCGGGCGATTCGGGCGCCGGCGTCATTCCGCAAATGTTCTTCGAGAAGGGGTGGCACATTCTGGTCGCCGTCAACAACATCGGAACCATGGCGGCAGACGGCAATTCGAGTGGCAGCCAAGGAGTGCTCCTCCAGCCGCACGCGGCCCTCATCCGAGGCACGGCGCACGCCGCGGCCGCCGCAGGCGGATACC
- a CDS encoding Hsp33 family molecular chaperone HslO yields the protein MTDPDPKTHTDSNQAGGDRVLRAITDDGAFRVITVESSRTVRAAIEAQRPQGDLALLFADLITGSILVRETMSPDQRVQIILQAADQTSRMVADSNPDMSPWTRGLVQLAPKASSFDLGAEARLQVARRLYNGSLHQGVVAVPASGGISGALMSYMQTSEQVVSMIAVGTYGEGDSMCAGGYIVQLLPDVGEGPLMLMTERLKDFVSMTPLLEKKMAEPRALLSELLYGMPYTEVGESGHGFGCNCSEERILFGLSTLPRTDVQHLIEQGEVLEIACDYCRRQYKIAPAKLRGLLEQN from the coding sequence GTGACCGATCCCGATCCGAAGACCCACACCGACTCCAACCAAGCCGGAGGTGACCGTGTCCTCCGAGCCATCACCGACGACGGCGCCTTCCGCGTGATCACCGTGGAGAGCTCCCGCACCGTGCGTGCGGCCATCGAGGCCCAGCGACCCCAGGGCGACCTGGCGTTGCTCTTTGCGGACCTCATCACCGGCTCCATCCTGGTGCGCGAGACCATGTCGCCCGATCAGCGGGTGCAGATCATTCTGCAGGCCGCTGATCAGACGAGCCGCATGGTGGCCGACTCGAACCCCGACATGAGCCCGTGGACCCGCGGGTTGGTGCAACTCGCGCCAAAGGCGAGTTCGTTCGACTTGGGGGCCGAGGCCCGTCTTCAGGTGGCGCGCCGTCTCTACAACGGATCGCTCCATCAAGGCGTGGTGGCGGTGCCGGCATCCGGTGGCATTTCCGGAGCGCTCATGAGCTACATGCAGACGTCGGAACAAGTCGTCTCCATGATTGCCGTAGGCACGTACGGCGAAGGCGACTCGATGTGCGCCGGAGGTTACATCGTGCAGCTCTTGCCGGACGTCGGTGAGGGCCCGCTCATGCTGATGACCGAGCGGCTCAAAGACTTCGTCTCGATGACACCATTGCTCGAAAAGAAAATGGCCGAGCCACGTGCGCTTCTCTCCGAGCTGCTCTACGGCATGCCTTACACCGAAGTAGGCGAATCCGGCCACGGCTTCGGGTGCAATTGTAGCGAAGAACGCATTCTGTTCGGTCTCTCGACGTTGCCTCGCACGGACGTGCAACACCTGATCGAACAGGGCGAAGTGCTGGAGATTGCCTGCGACTATTGCCGTCGCCAATACAAAATTGCACCCGCAAAACTCCGCGGTTTGCTCGAGCAGAACTAA
- a CDS encoding Hsp20/alpha crystallin family protein, with protein MTEIEDTIGKVENLYRSLTGQEAPELKAPFAPIPAERDPVEHVQEQMERLNHLLGTASGQPTAQQQQQPQGWTPLLSLWETNEELLLAIDLPGVNRQGVEVNIQGTPQGSVLIVTGRRQPPTTNNGGKLVPLRVEHPIGVLRRVIPLPLTAKTEQITSTLQDGVLLVRIPRQPQATASNARPIPIT; from the coding sequence ATGACCGAAATCGAAGACACGATCGGAAAGGTCGAAAATCTGTACCGATCCCTCACGGGGCAAGAAGCCCCGGAACTGAAGGCGCCGTTCGCCCCGATCCCCGCAGAGAGGGACCCGGTGGAACACGTCCAGGAACAGATGGAGCGGCTGAATCATCTGCTCGGAACAGCGAGCGGTCAGCCGACCGCGCAGCAACAACAGCAGCCGCAGGGGTGGACTCCCCTACTAAGCCTGTGGGAGACGAACGAGGAGCTTCTCCTCGCGATCGATCTCCCAGGGGTGAATCGCCAGGGGGTCGAAGTGAACATCCAGGGGACGCCGCAGGGCAGCGTCCTGATCGTGACGGGACGGCGCCAGCCTCCCACGACGAACAACGGAGGCAAGTTGGTGCCGCTTCGCGTGGAGCATCCGATCGGGGTGCTCCGGCGGGTGATCCCGCTTCCTCTCACCGCGAAGACGGAGCAGATCACGTCCACCCTTCAGGACGGCGTGCTGTTGGTCCGTATTCCGCGGCAGCCGCAGGCGACCGCGAGCAACGCGCGGCCGATTCCGATCACATGA